In the genome of Armatimonadota bacterium, the window GGCGCGGGGATCCGGACGCGCTCGGCTCCGCTGTAGACGTTGAAGCGATCCTCCCGCAGGAACCCCACCAGGGTCACCCCGAAGGCCCTGGCCACCTCCGCCGCGAGGCTGCTGGGGGCGGAGACCGCGCAGAAGATGGGGATTCCGGCCACCACTGCCTTCTGCACCAGTTCGAAGCTGGCCCGTCCGCTCACCAGCACGATGTGCTCCCCAAGCGGCAGCTTCCCCTCCAGGAACGCCCACCCCAGGAGCTTGTCCATGGCGTTGTGCCGTCCCACATCCTCCCGGAGGGCCAGAAGCCTCCCTCCTCCTTCGAAGAGGGCCGCGGCGTGTAACCCCCCGGTGAGGGCAAAGAGGCTCTGGGCCGCCCGCAGCTGCTCGGGCAGCCCACGCAGCACCGCGGCCTCCACCGCGGGACCCGGACCGACCTGGCACCCCCGGAGCCGCAGGGCCTCCAGGCTCGCCTTCCCGCACACCCCGCAGGCGCTCGTGGTGTAGAAGTGACGCTCCAGGGACGGCAACTCCGGGAGGGCATCCGTGCGGAGCTCCACGTTCACCACGTTGTACCGCTGTTCGGGATCCAGGTCCGGGTCCACGCAGTAGGAGATGCGGGCGATCTCCTCCCGGTGCGTCACGATCCCTTCCGTGAAGAGGAACCCCGCGGCCAGCTCGAAGTCGTGGCCGGGGGTGCGCATGGTCACCGCCACGGTTTTCCGGTG includes:
- the fdhD gene encoding formate dehydrogenase accessory sulfurtransferase FdhD — protein: MGGGRPASKVRTQVRVVRGDRVEVRGDLLATEEPMEIRLVAGSHRKTVAVTMRTPGHDFELAAGFLFTEGIVTHREEIARISYCVDPDLDPEQRYNVVNVELRTDALPELPSLERHFYTTSACGVCGKASLEALRLRGCQVGPGPAVEAAVLRGLPEQLRAAQSLFALTGGLHAAALFEGGGRLLALREDVGRHNAMDKLLGWAFLEGKLPLGEHIVLVSGRASFELVQKAVVAGIPIFCAVSAPSSLAAEVARAFGVTLVGFLREDRFNVYSGAERVRIPAPLG